GGAATCAGCGTCCGGGTGCCAGAGAGAAGTCGGGTGAAACTGAATGAACTCCATATTCGAAACCCGGGCCTTGGCCCGGTAGGCCATCGCAACACCGTCACCGGTCGCAATCTCAGGATTGGTCGTGTGCAGGTACACCTGACCTGCACCGCCTGTTGCCAGCAAGGTCACTTTTGCCAGCACGCGCTCAACCCGATCCGTTTCCGTATCCAGCACATAGGCCCCGAAACAGTTTTTTTCGACATACTTGGTAACCTGTATGCCAAGATGATGCTCGGTGATAAGCTCTACAGCAAAGTGATGTTCGAGTATGGTGATGTTGGGATGTTCATCAGCTTTGGCAAGAAGGACGCGCTCAATTTCACGACCCGTCATGTCGTCGGCGTGAATGATGCGGTTGTGGCTGTGCCCGCCTTCCCGAACCAGATGCAGCTCGCCTTCTTTCCGCGTGAATGCCGCTCCCATTGCGATCAGCTTGCGGATGGTTGCCGGACCGCTTTTCACGATCTCGGCAACAACTTCGCGGTCGCACATGCCGGCGCCGGCAATGAGCGTATCTTCCACATGCTTGTCGTAGCTGTCGGCAGCGTCGAGCACGCTCGCAATACCGCCCTGCGCATAATTCGTATTCGATTCAGCGCGCTCTTTTTTAGTGATGATGCCTACCGTACCCGAGCCGGCTACTTCAAGCGCAAAAGAAAGTCCGGCGCTGCCGCTGCCTATCACCAAATAATCAAACTGTTTCATGATCGCCCAATGGTTTGAATGTGCACCCCGGAAACAATCCTCCTGCTTCCAAAAAGGCGCTAAAAAAAGGAAGCGGAAATCCGGTCAGCGGCAGACTGTTGCCGGTACCGGACTTCCGCTGAAAGTGTTCTAATTCGATTCACTCATAAGGAAAGCTTTGATGAAGTCATCAAGCTCGCCTTCCATCACCGCGTCCACATTTGAAGTTTCGTGATTGGTGCGGTGATCTTTCACCATATTGTAGGGATGCATGACGTACGAACGAATCTGCGAGCCCCACTCATTGGCTTTTTTCGTACCCTCAAGCGCACTGCGCTGTGCGTCTTTAATTTCTTTCTCGAGGGTGTAAATACGTGATTTGAGAAGCTGCATGGCCTTTTCCCGGTTTTGCAGCTGACTCCGCTCCTGCTGACACTCAGCCACTACCCGCTCTTCGCTGCCATCACTGAGCTTGCCGGTCCAGATCAGGCGAACACCGGTTTCCACCTTGTTCACATTCTGACCGCCCGCACCGGAGGAGTGAAAGCGCTGCAGCTCAATATCAGCGGGATTCAGGTCGATTTCGATTTCATCATCAATGATCGGATAGATGAAAACCGAACAAAACGAGGTGTGTCTTCGGGCGTTGGAATCAAAAGGCGAGATGCGCACGAGGCGGTGCACGCCGTTTTCGGCTTTCAGGTAGCCGTAGGCAAATTCCCCTTTTACTTCGATAGATGCACTCTTGATGCCTGCCACATCCCCGTGCTGATATTCTACCGTCGAGACGGAGAATCCAGACCGGTCGGCCCAGCGCGAGTACATGCGATAGAGCATGTTGGCCCAATCCTGACTCTCGGTACCGCCTGCTCCGGGGTTGATGGTAATCAGGGCGTCGCGCCGGTCGTCTTCATGCTGCAGCATATTACGGAATTCCAGCTCGTCAATACCGTCTGTCAGCGCCTTAATTTCCGCATTGATTTCATCGGCAACGGGTTCGCCTTCATCCAGCATTTCGCGGTATACGCCGATATTCTCGCGCTTTTCGTTGAGGGCGTCCCAGGCCTGAATCCATGATTTTTCGAAATTGAGGGATTTCATCACCTGCTGCGCTTTATCGGGATCATCCCAAAAATCGGGTGCCTGCGTATTCTGCTCTATTTCTGCGATGCGGAGGGTTCGTTGATCGTAGTCAAAGATACCTCCTCAGTTCGTCTAAGCGCGCGAACTGCTTTCTGATGTAGTCGGTGGTATAGTTAAGTTCTTTTGTAGACATGAAAACTGAATGGTTCTGATTAAGATGATTAAGTATGGCGCTATCGGGCCTGACCGCGACCGCACCGAAAACGGGTTCAAGATACAAAAAAAGAAAGCGGCTTTAGAGTACTGACTCCAAAGTCCGCTTTCATTTGTTACGGGAAGGATTCATTGGCTTGATTCAGCCGTGGAATCTTCATCAAATAGCTGTTGCGGCTTAATCGAACAATTTTGCTACAAGAAATCCGAGCACTACGCCACCAAGAACGGCAAATCCTACGCCCTGCTCCGGGTTGGTTCGCACATAGCGTCGGGCATTGCGGTATTCTTTATACAGCTCGCGTTCGAGTCTTTCCTTTTCATCGGAGAGCGCTTTAATTTTCTCATCATAGCCGGTCTTATCAAGCACACTGTTTACGGTTTCGCTGACTTTATTTTCCATAGCTTTCTCGGGATTAAATTACGTTTCTGATTATTTGTATCTTCAGCCTGTAGTTTCAAACAGGCAGGCTACGGTATTCCACCGTCTGCTTTTTAATATAACTATAATTAAGGACGCAGCGTTTGGTGAACCGTTTCTAAGGTCATTTTCCCTGCCTTCTTCCGGACAAACTTTCTTAATCGCCATTCTTTTGATTTCTTCAGACGAGCTTCAACACCGGTTTACTAAACTTCAGCCGCTTATCCGAAAAGCGGGACAGCATGTCACCCACATGCGCAAAATGAATCAGGCGACCGTGACCTATAAAAGTGACGGGAGTCCGGTAACGCGGGCAGATGAATGGGCTAACGAATTTCTTAAGCATGAAATCAGCACGCTTTTTCCGGAGGATGTAATTATAGGGGAAGAAGATGAGCGAAAAGAATACCCTGCGGGCAGTAAGCTTGTGTGGTACCTTGACCCCATCGACGGGACAAGTTCCTTTGTGAAAGGGGGTTCTGATTACTACGTGCTTGCGGGGCTCAGCTGCGAAGGACAGCCGGTGCTTGGCCTGCACTATCATCCCAAAACAGACCGCCTTATTTACGGCTGGACCGGACATGGCGCGAAAAGCATAACCGGAGACACTTCCCCTGAACCGCTTGAAGCAAAGATGCCGGCCTGGAGTCAGGAGAGCCGGATTTTCATCAAAAGCTACATTGCTGAACTTCGGGAACAGGTAAAAGGACTCGGCATTACGCGGGCCCGCTACCTGCCGGGCATGGTTGATATGGTGGGTCCGCTCTTCGGCAAGTCTGAAGGCTTTGTGAGCTACCGCACTACGGCCTACTGGGATCTCGTGGCTCCCGCTGCCATTATGGCTGCCGCCGGATTTCAGCACAGCGGCACGCCACCAAACGGGCAGGCGCCGCTTCTGTTTAATGACGGGAAGTGGACCACAACCTTTTATTACTGCCTGCCGCCCAATACGCCCGACACCTTCATAGCGTCTCTCTATGAAATTCGGCAGACCTTTGAGACGGAAGAGCGTTAGGACGCAGCTGTTCTGCGATTCGACAGACCCGCCTTAAATGTTTTTCAGAAACGGGGTAAGCGTCCTATCTTACGGCTTCGCCTTCGGGCTGATGATGTCCGAAATATCGCATATAAATCAACTATTTACACGCAACCACATGTCTGATCAAGCTGCCAACGATCCCCAAGCGCTGCTGGCAAAAGCTGAGGCTTTTCTGAAACTTCAGGAAGAGGTCTATGCCCCCATCGGAGAGGTGCCGCGACCCAAAAAGGCCACCGCGTCAGCTGAAGCCGCAAAGCCTGCTCCTTCCGCGTCGCAGCAACAGCCGCAAACGCAGATTCAGGGAGAGCAACAAAACAAAGCGCAGGCCATGCCGCAAACGCATGATCAGGCTCCGGAACCATCCATCGATAAAAACCAAACCCAACCCGACTTGACTACTTCTCTGGAAAACTGCAAAACGCTTGAAGAACTAAAGGCTTTTTGTGAAGCCGCCGAAATCCTGAAAACAGATCTTGAAAATACGCGGCTTGTGTTTGGCAAGGGAAACCCGCAAGCCGACCTGCTGCTGATCGGTGAAGCGCCGGGGGCTAAGGAGGATCAGATGGGGGAACCTTTTGTGGGCGCTTCGGGCAATCTGCTCACAAAGATTCTGGGGGCCATTAAAGTTGACCGGAGTCAGATTTATATCGCAAACATCCTGAAACACCGTCCGCCGGATAACCGCAATCCGACTGCCGATGAACGCACCCGCAGTTTGCCTTATCTCGAGCGGCAGATAGACCTGATTCAGCCTAAGCTTATTCTTTGTCTCGGGCTTATTTCCGCGCAGACGCTGCTGCAGTCAACCGCTGCGCTTAAAGATATGCGGGGCAGCTTCTACCCCTATCGCGGTGCGGAGCTGATGGTGACCTATCATCCGGCGGCGCTGCTTCGTAATTCGAATCTGAAGCGGGGCACCTGGGAGGACGTCCAAACGCTGCGACAGCGGTACGACGCGCTGGGGTGTAAACCCGAACTTCCGCCATATCTGTAAGCGCCCGCTCCCGAACCATCGCTGAGGCTTCATTTTTTTTCCGCATTTTCACATCAATACATGAGTAACGGTTACGCAAATTCACCCGGCAACTACGCCGCGCCGCGCGGGCAGGATGGCGCGGCTGCCTATCCCGAGGGCGGGGTGCTTCCACCACAGGCCATCGAAATTGAACAGGCTGTGCTGGGCGGCATGCTTATCGAGCACGAGGCTGCAACCCTGGCCATAGAGCTGCTGCAGCCATCAGATTTCTACCGCAAAGGACACCGGCACGTTTTTGAGATCATGCAGGAGCTTTATGAAAAGAGCAATCCGCTCGATCTCATCACTGTGGAAAGCGAGCTGCGCGACCGCAAGCTGCTGGAAGAAATCGGAGGACCGGCCTATCTCGGCGAACTCACCCGGGCCGTCAGCTCGGCGGCAAATATTGAGTATCACTGTCAGATTCTGGCTGAAAAAGCCATCAAACGCACCATCATCAGCACCTTCACCGATGTGGTGAAGGAATCCTACGATCCGGGCACTGACCCCTACGACATGCTGGATAAGGCTGAGCGCTCGATTTACGAGCTCGCCAACGCGAAGCGGGGGATTGAGTCAAACAACATGAGCGATATTCTCAAGAAAACCCTGCAGCACCTTGAGGATATCCGCGGGCAAAAAGGCGGGATTACGGGCATTCCGTCCGGCACCGACGTGGACAAATGGACGGCGGGATGGCAGAAGGGGGATATGGTAATTATCGCGGCGCGCCCCTCTATGGGAAAAACTGCTTTTGTACTTACTATTGCCCGAAATGCCGCGCTGTTTCCGGTGGAAGAGAAGCGGGCGGCAGTTGCGATCTTCAGTCTTGAAATGTCTTCACAGCAACTTGTGCAGCGCCTGCTTACCATGGAAGGCCGCGTGAATGCGCAGGATGCCCGAACCGGCCGGCTCACGGACAATGATTTCAAACTGCTGATTGATGCGGCGAGCCGCTTGTTCAAAGCCAAAATTTTCATTGACGACACCCCTGCCCTGAGCGTGCTTGAGCTGCGTTCCAAATGCCGCCGCCTGAAAAGTGAGCACGACATCAATCTCATCATCATTGACTACCTGCAGCTGATGCGCGGCAACACCAATGACCGCAACTCCAACCGTGAACAGGAAATTGCGACCATTTCCCGCGGTCTCAAAAGTCTTGCGAAAGAGCTTGATGTGCCGGTTATCGCGCTGTCACAGCTTAGCCGCGCGGTTGAAACACGGGGCGGCAACAAGCGGCCCATGCTGAGCGACCTTAGGGAATCGGGCAGTATTGAACAGGATGCGGATGTAGTTTGCTTTCTTTATCGTCCGGGCTACTACAACATCACAACTGATGATGAAGGCAACAGCACCGAAGGCGTAGCCGAGGTTATTATCGGGAAACAGCGTAACGGGCCGGTTGGCACCGTGAAACTGCAGTTTGTGGAGCAATACGCACGCTTCGAGAACTTTGCGTCCTACCAAAACAATGCACCCGGCATGGACAGCGCAGAAAGTGAGGGCGACGGGAATCAGGGCGGTGGCAACAGCAGTGCAGCGTTACCCCCCTTCGATGATGATGATGAAACTGCAGGCGCGGTCAGCCCATCGGAACCCGGAACTTCCCGGCGCCCCCCAATGTATCAGCCCGGGCCGGCCGACTTTTCGGATGATTCGGGAGAAAATCCCCCTTTTTAGTACAAAGAACTGCAAATCAAAATCATATGATGTCAAGCCACCGACATAAAAAACACCTTCTTAACCTTAGATATGTAACCCTGTTTTTACTTTTTATTTTTGTTTGGGCAGGATGCGGAAGTGAAGAAAAAGACCTTGAACAGCATACTGAAATTCAATCGGGTGAACGCTATGCATTTAGCCAATGGCAGCCAAACGTAACTTATGAAGGTGCCTTACGCAACATCATGCGGGAGAATAATCTTAGTGCACACCTTCACTTTGAAGATTTCCCGCTGCGCAGTACAATCTATGCGCTTGGCGCATTTGAAGATCTCAAAGGGGAAATTCTGATTTTACGCGGAGAATCATACAGCACACGTGCAGTAGCCGATGAAGTGCGTTTTATAGATCTTGAAAATGAGTCTGCCGCTTTTATGGTATGGGCCGAAGTTGAAAAATGGCAGGGGTTTGAAGTTCCGGATTCTGTTCTAAGCTTTACTGAACTTGAAAATTTTACCGCTTTGCAGGCCAATAACTTTGGAATTGACCAGACAAAACCTTTCCCATTCGGCCTGACGGGAACTGTCGCAGAGCTTTCCTGGCACGTGATTGACTGGCCCGAAGATGATACCGTGCATACGCATGAAAAACATATGGTCACGGGTCCGCATGGCGTACTGACTGGTATTCCTGCGGAAATCCTTGGCTTTTATTCTGACAGCCATCATGGCATTTTCACACATCACAGTTCAAATATGCACCTACACTTTGTCTCACAGCCACCGCTCTATTCCGGACACGTTGACGACCTGACCCTAAGCCCGGGCTCAACATTATGGCTGCCTGCAGAATGAGAAACAGGTCTTTTGATAGAAAACGGTAGCTTTTTAATCAGCCGACATTTTACACCTTATCCGCAAATCACCGCAGCAACCTGAACCTTCACGTTTACACAGCCGCATGTTCCGTTTTTTGTTTAACC
This genomic stretch from Cyclonatronum proteinivorum harbors:
- a CDS encoding uracil-DNA glycosylase codes for the protein MSDQAANDPQALLAKAEAFLKLQEEVYAPIGEVPRPKKATASAEAAKPAPSASQQQPQTQIQGEQQNKAQAMPQTHDQAPEPSIDKNQTQPDLTTSLENCKTLEELKAFCEAAEILKTDLENTRLVFGKGNPQADLLLIGEAPGAKEDQMGEPFVGASGNLLTKILGAIKVDRSQIYIANILKHRPPDNRNPTADERTRSLPYLERQIDLIQPKLILCLGLISAQTLLQSTAALKDMRGSFYPYRGAELMVTYHPAALLRNSNLKRGTWEDVQTLRQRYDALGCKPELPPYL
- the dnaB gene encoding replicative DNA helicase, whose protein sequence is MSNGYANSPGNYAAPRGQDGAAAYPEGGVLPPQAIEIEQAVLGGMLIEHEAATLAIELLQPSDFYRKGHRHVFEIMQELYEKSNPLDLITVESELRDRKLLEEIGGPAYLGELTRAVSSAANIEYHCQILAEKAIKRTIISTFTDVVKESYDPGTDPYDMLDKAERSIYELANAKRGIESNNMSDILKKTLQHLEDIRGQKGGITGIPSGTDVDKWTAGWQKGDMVIIAARPSMGKTAFVLTIARNAALFPVEEKRAAVAIFSLEMSSQQLVQRLLTMEGRVNAQDARTGRLTDNDFKLLIDAASRLFKAKIFIDDTPALSVLELRSKCRRLKSEHDINLIIIDYLQLMRGNTNDRNSNREQEIATISRGLKSLAKELDVPVIALSQLSRAVETRGGNKRPMLSDLRESGSIEQDADVVCFLYRPGYYNITTDDEGNSTEGVAEVIIGKQRNGPVGTVKLQFVEQYARFENFASYQNNAPGMDSAESEGDGNQGGGNSSAALPPFDDDDETAGAVSPSEPGTSRRPPMYQPGPADFSDDSGENPPF
- a CDS encoding acetolactate decarboxylase, producing the protein MMSSHRHKKHLLNLRYVTLFLLFIFVWAGCGSEEKDLEQHTEIQSGERYAFSQWQPNVTYEGALRNIMRENNLSAHLHFEDFPLRSTIYALGAFEDLKGEILILRGESYSTRAVADEVRFIDLENESAAFMVWAEVEKWQGFEVPDSVLSFTELENFTALQANNFGIDQTKPFPFGLTGTVAELSWHVIDWPEDDTVHTHEKHMVTGPHGVLTGIPAEILGFYSDSHHGIFTHHSSNMHLHFVSQPPLYSGHVDDLTLSPGSTLWLPAE
- a CDS encoding 3'(2'),5'-bisphosphate nucleotidase CysQ family protein; its protein translation is MISSDELQHRFTKLQPLIRKAGQHVTHMRKMNQATVTYKSDGSPVTRADEWANEFLKHEISTLFPEDVIIGEEDERKEYPAGSKLVWYLDPIDGTSSFVKGGSDYYVLAGLSCEGQPVLGLHYHPKTDRLIYGWTGHGAKSITGDTSPEPLEAKMPAWSQESRIFIKSYIAELREQVKGLGITRARYLPGMVDMVGPLFGKSEGFVSYRTTAYWDLVAPAAIMAAAGFQHSGTPPNGQAPLLFNDGKWTTTFYYCLPPNTPDTFIASLYEIRQTFETEER
- the prfB gene encoding peptide chain release factor 2 (programmed frameshift) codes for the protein MSTKELNYTTDYIRKQFARLDELRRYLDYDQRTLRIAEIEQNTQAPDFWDDPDKAQQVMKSLNFEKSWIQAWDALNEKRENIGVYREMLDEGEPVADEINAEIKALTDGIDELEFRNMLQHEDDRRDALITINPGAGGTESQDWANMLYRMYSRWADRSGFSVSTVEYQHGDVAGIKSASIEVKGEFAYGYLKAENGVHRLVRISPFDSNARRHTSFCSVFIYPIIDDEIEIDLNPADIELQRFHSSGAGGQNVNKVETGVRLIWTGKLSDGSEERVVAECQQERSQLQNREKAMQLLKSRIYTLEKEIKDAQRSALEGTKKANEWGSQIRSYVMHPYNMVKDHRTNHETSNVDAVMEGELDDFIKAFLMSESN